The Amaranthus tricolor cultivar Red isolate AtriRed21 chromosome 2, ASM2621246v1, whole genome shotgun sequence genome contains the following window.
aaatttatcaattctcaattgtacccaataattagtagggtttttctcacttatatccacgtacttttaaaaattctcagctgtacctaataaatttaccaattctcaattgtacccaataattagtattaatttagcaACAATAACCATTTTTTAATGACAACTTAACAACagttagatttatttaaggcgttagtaatattttttgaattttttttttagaattaccAATAGCATTATAATGTGAATATGGCTTATatcaactctttttttttagaattactCTTTGAACAGTAACCATTTTAGAATTGCTCAATGAAAaaggaaattgaaaatgatgaagGAAGGTGGAAAGGAAGTGTTGGGGATTAGAGTCACGTGACATTTGGAGGGAAATGAGACTTGATTGCACACAATTGCGATGAATTTTCATCCTAAAATCAATTAGTAAATGGAGTAGTCCATTAAGTTTATATGCTTGTCTAATCCTCTCTAATTCTTCGATATGAGATCACATGTGGTTACTATTTTCCCACAAATATTTTactgaattttatataaaaaaaatgattattagaGTAAGACAAGTATGATCAATAGCCTTCACGTGTTTTTTTCTTGCAAATTTagcttaaattttcattatcatttacacGTTCTAATACCAATAATTAAACGAAACGTAAAAGTTAttagttcaaaaaataagcttaattaccttttgatgtaataataacaaaagtcaGCCAAGATCAAAGTTTGAACAGCTTTAGCTACCAACATGagtacgtgggtataagtgagaaaaaccctactaattattgggtacaattgagaattggtaaatttattgggtacaactgagaatttttaaaagtacgtgggtataagtgagaaaaaaccctactaattattgggtacaattgaaaattggtaaatttattgggtacagctgagaatttttaaaagtacgtgggtatGAGTTAGAAAaacccaaattttttttaaaaaaaatggtaataaataaagagagaaaatgaattgtgtggatgaaatttaaagagaattaaaatgtataaatgagaataaaagaaagtggtggaccattgtcaaaaaatacaaataatgcaaataggacaaatcaaaatgaaaaatgcttCAAATTCAATGGAACGGAGAGAGTATTGTCTCTATTAGGCAACAACTTAAGATCCACTCTAGTAGCCGAGCAAAAATTAATCCTAACTTCTTGTGTGTGACGTTTTCACCGTTAGATGCTTTTTAGACATGGAATGAATAGCCCAAGTAttacaatttttaacatatgaatttcttattttgataaTGTCTCACCAAAAGACGGTTTTTTTATAAGAGTAGATCAAAATTAACAACTTTTTTAAAGGTCCtacataatttcaaattttattataacTTTCTAACAGCTTGACATATACCACTATGTAATTTAACATTGATGCCCCAATTTTTAGCCAAATATGTTAAGCATGCTCAGAAATTTCCACGATCCACTCTTTCATAGACTCTCTCTTAATTAAActtgcaaaataaaaaactattcGCTCTGTCCCACTCATTttgattcaaagaaaaataaagtgttattttagaaaaaaatagatattactaataaaaaaaagagaataaattacatagataaaataaaaaacttaaaatgtatatatatatatatatatatatatatatatgagatattgAGATTAAAGAAAATCAGCTATTCTTGTGAGAtaccgtctctcaaagagacgacctGAGAACAAGAAgcatatattcttattttttctttaatttgtattaaatatGATATTTAGCCCATATAACTGACGCGTATCTCGAAGAAACTGTCTCTAACGATATTTTATGAAAGAAAATAGTAAattattgtccaaaaataaaaatatgtaaaatgagTGTGACGGTCTCGAATAGATGCATTATTATTTACCCCATATATTTAATGCATCTCTTAAAAAgatcattttttataatattttgtgtaagaaaataataaattattgtccaaaaataaaaatacctaAACTTAGGGGTGACGGACCAAATCTTAATAATAGATAAGAAGGAGCGGGAGGGAGGGGGTAGGACAGTAGACAATAACAGAGCCCAACCTCCGACAGTTGACGCAACACTAATGACAAGTCAACATTTTCCAACTCTATTCATTAGGATTCTATACACcaaccaaaccaaaccaaaacaaaatcaaaatcccaTTGTGAGGTTTCAAATCTACAAGAAAGAACTGGAAAATGGCAGGTATAGGCGACGGAATAGCAGGAGGAGTAGTGTCAAATACAGCTGCAAAAGCCTTAGAATTGTTAGCAAGATTAGCTTATCATGAAGCTTCCTCTTGGTGGGAAGCAAGATACGAGTTAAAGAAGCTTGAAGACACCATTAAAATGATTAAAGCTCGACTTAACGATGCCGAGAGACGCCAAGAAGATAACGACGGTGATATGATCAAGAGATGGTTAGTTAGACTCAGACATGCCCTTTACAGAGCGGATGATTTAGTTGATGGGGTTCTTACTGTCGACAAGCGTAATCAGCATAAACAACTGAGTATCTTCGATAGAGTAAGCCTCTTTTTCTCGAAATCAGGCCCTTTTTATTCTAGAATTGAATTGGCTAAAAGAATTAAGTCTATTAGAAAAGAAATTTGTGGTATTAAGTCTGATATGGATGGTTTGAATTTGAATATTAGGGTTGTTGTTGATGAATTTGAACTTCCTGTTGCTCATTTGTTGAAGAATAGGGAAACTGCCTCTTTTTTTCTGGGTCATGAGTTTGTGGGTAGGATTGATGATAAGAACAAGATTATTGAGATGTTGATTGCGTCTGATTCGGTAATGGGTTGTGTTTCTGTTATTGCAATTGTAGGGTTTGGGGGTATTGGGAAAACTACTCTTGCTCAATTGATTTTTAATGATGATAAGATTAAGGAACATTTTGATCTTACTAAATGGGCTTGTGTGCCTGAGTTTAATAACCATAAAGAAATTGTTGGaaagattttcaattcatttACCGGTAAGGGTTATCATAAATTGCCTTTGCAAAAGTTAAAATCGGGAATTGTGGAGTCGATTGAAAAGAAGAGATATTTGCTTGTTTTGGATGATGTATGGGATGAAAGTCGCGATCATTGGCTTTGTTTGATGAGTTTGCTACAATGCGGTGCAAGCGGAAGCAAGATTCTTTTGACAACGCGCTCTGATGTGGTAGCTGAAGTCGTTGGTGACAATTCGAAAGCGTATAGATTAGGACTTTTGGAAGACGAGGAGGCTTGGATGCTTTTCAAAAGTTTAGCGTGTAGACCAGGGCAAGAAGAGAGTGATCCTCGTTTGAGTAGTATCGGGAGAGATATTGTGAAAAAATGTGGAAATGTTCCTCTTGCTATTCGGGTTTGTGGAACCACCCTTTACTCTAAGAAGAGTGAAAAGGAGTGGCAACTTTTTCGAGATGCTCAAATTTCTAAGGCGAATTCGGCACATAGCAATAGCATCATGCCGGAGTTGAAGTTAAGCTATGATTACTTACCCCCCGCTCTAAAGCAATGTTTTGcttattgttccttgttcccGGAAGATTACAAGTTTAGCAAGGATGAATTAGTTCATTTATGGATGGCTCAAGGTTATCTTGATCAAATTCCGCTGAATGAATCTTGTATTCATGAGGAAGTTGGGCATCAGTATTTTCTCGAGTTATTAAGGAAGAACCTTTTTCAGGATGCCGAGGAGGATGACTCACTGAATGACAACATCTACTGCAAAATGCACGATTTAGTGCATCAATTGGCTCAACATGTATCCAATGACGAGAGCATTTTAATTGATCGGACTGAACTTCAGTTTACGGATGAGATTATGCATGCATCAATTAGCTCGACCAGTGAAGAGTCATGGAAAGAACTTCAGAAAGTCTTTCCATCTTTGCTTGCTGCGAGCAAATTGCGATCACTGCTATTTACAGTGCAAGATGTAGGAGTACATCATTTTGACTGGAAAAACTTGGGATTTTATAGCTTACGTTCCTTGGACTTGAAAAATATGGAGATACACTGCGTCCCTGATTTTATCGAGGAATTAAAACACCTAAGATACCTTAATCTTGCAGGAAACCGCTTCAAATCCCTTCCGGACGCCTTAACAAGGTTAGTGAATCTCCAAACACTAAACCTTGATGAATGCGGAAGTCTTCAAGAGTTACCAAGAGGTTTTACTACATTGGAAAAACTCAGACACTTGAGGATGAAGGAATGTCCGATTGAGGATATGCCTCTAGGCTTCGAGTTAATGAAGTCTCTTTGCGAGTTGAATTTGTTCGTGGTGGGTAACACTACTGGAATAGCTCATCTGCCCGGCTTGCATCTTAGAGGAGAATTGGCCATTCGATTCTTGAGATGGCATAGTGATGCAACGTCCGCAACAAGGAAGGTGTCGTTAAAGGATAATAAGCAATTGACTCGTCTTtcattacattttaattttcgaGATGAAGTTTTTCCTGCTGATTTTGACGATTTGTTGGGTGCCTTACATTTACCTCAAAACCTTAGATATTTAGCTGTTTCAGATTTTTCAGGAGAGAAATTTCCACTATGGACGGTAATTGAAATGAATAAACTTGTTCAGGTTAACATTCAAGATTGTGGCAATTGTCGAGTTCTCCCATTCTTCAGTCGGCTACCTCATCTTAAGTATCTCGATCTTCAATTTTTGGATGTTCTGGAGTACACAGAAGACGGTGCAGGTTTTACTGATTTTTTCCCGGCTTTGGAGTCCTTGCAAATAAGCTATATGAAAGAACTCAAGGATTGGTTTAGAGTGGATAATGGGCATGAGAACAAATATTTCCCTCGTCTTTCTCGCTTAGTTATAAAGGCATGTCCGAAATTGCTGTCCATGCCTCGAGCCCCAAGACTGGAGGCGTTGGAGGTTGATGAAATCAACGGGAAGCTGCTGAAATTCCTTCTGAATTCACATAATCTTCGTGATGCAGAACCTTCAGTTGTATACGACAGTGTTTCTTGCCTAACCGCACTTGAGAGCCTTAAGATCCACAACCTTGAGAATTTGACAGCATTGCCAGAGCAGATTGGAAATCTTTCCGAACTTCGCGTTCttacaattaaaaaatgtcCAAAGTTGGTATCATTTCCTCAATCATTCCAAAGCCTTACTTCCTTGCAACAACTATGGATTGAAGAATGTCCGGATTTAGAGCAAAGATATCAGCAACCAGATGGTGAAGATTGGCCCGTTATTCAACACATCCCCGGTTTGTATTTCGTTTAAGGAGTGCATCCCAGcttttcttttaattcattaaaaCTTCATTATttctattacaattattatgaataatgcTAAGGAGTGGAAGCGATGAGCTAAAAGCGATTGAGTTGAAGATATAAACCTCCTGTGAGCTGCAGCATATTTGGCTCCTTCGAGCATCTTTGTGGCTCGTCCGATCAGCCTTCCCCTGCATATTTTTGAACCATTCGCTTCTGCGCAATGCACTCTGTCGCTTGCGTCTCTATGCATAGCAAATTTAACCCATCATTTATGCTCAATTGTCCCATGAACATTCCACCTCAACCAATGTTCACTTTGGcgtatttttttcaatttgatgttCTCCAAGCTTTTGTTGTTTGGTCCTAGCTGATTGACCAGAAAACAGAAACTTAATGAACTAAGTACCgattttgataattttgtttatgTCAAGTTCTATTGTTGTCATGCGGTTTTTAGAACGTTCCCAATGTCAAATGCATTGATCTCTGAAAAATCATTGAACAAAGCCCACGGATGTAATTGTAACACTCCCTATATGTATTCACTTTGGTGTTTGGCAAACGGCTGATAGCTGATTATAGTGAATGATTTTATTAACTAGTTTGACCAACTGATTTTGGATCTACAACTGATTTTGAGCCCAATACTATGAGCAACTTGTTCAAAAAGAGCTTATTCATGACAAAACGCTACTTCAAccaactaatttatcaaaaattaacattggatggTTTGACCACCAAACCC
Protein-coding sequences here:
- the LOC130806200 gene encoding putative disease resistance protein RGA3 isoform X2, with protein sequence MLIASDSVMGCVSVIAIVGFGGIGKTTLAQLIFNDDKIKEHFDLTKWACVPEFNNHKEIVGKIFNSFTGKGYHKLPLQKLKSGIVESIEKKRYLLVLDDVWDESRDHWLCLMSLLQCGASGSKILLTTRSDVVAEVVGDNSKAYRLGLLEDEEAWMLFKSLACRPGQEESDPRLSSIGRDIVKKCGNVPLAIRVCGTTLYSKKSEKEWQLFRDAQISKANSAHSNSIMPELKLSYDYLPPALKQCFAYCSLFPEDYKFSKDELVHLWMAQGYLDQIPLNESCIHEEVGHQYFLELLRKNLFQDAEEDDSLNDNIYCKMHDLVHQLAQHVSNDESILIDRTELQFTDEIMHASISSTSEESWKELQKVFPSLLAASKLRSLLFTVQDVGVHHFDWKNLGFYSLRSLDLKNMEIHCVPDFIEELKHLRYLNLAGNRFKSLPDALTRLVNLQTLNLDECGSLQELPRGFTTLEKLRHLRMKECPIEDMPLGFELMKSLCELNLFVVGNTTGIAHLPGLHLRGELAIRFLRWHSDATSATRKVSLKDNKQLTRLSLHFNFRDEVFPADFDDLLGALHLPQNLRYLAVSDFSGEKFPLWTVIEMNKLVQVNIQDCGNCRVLPFFSRLPHLKYLDLQFLDVLEYTEDGAGFTDFFPALESLQISYMKELKDWFRVDNGHENKYFPRLSRLVIKACPKLLSMPRAPRLEALEVDEINGKLLKFLLNSHNLRDAEPSVVYDSVSCLTALESLKIHNLENLTALPEQIGNLSELRVLTIKKCPKLVSFPQSFQSLTSLQQLWIEECPDLEQRYQQPDGEDWPVIQHIPGLYFV
- the LOC130806200 gene encoding putative disease resistance protein RGA3 isoform X1, coding for MAGIGDGIAGGVVSNTAAKALELLARLAYHEASSWWEARYELKKLEDTIKMIKARLNDAERRQEDNDGDMIKRWLVRLRHALYRADDLVDGVLTVDKRNQHKQLSIFDRVSLFFSKSGPFYSRIELAKRIKSIRKEICGIKSDMDGLNLNIRVVVDEFELPVAHLLKNRETASFFLGHEFVGRIDDKNKIIEMLIASDSVMGCVSVIAIVGFGGIGKTTLAQLIFNDDKIKEHFDLTKWACVPEFNNHKEIVGKIFNSFTGKGYHKLPLQKLKSGIVESIEKKRYLLVLDDVWDESRDHWLCLMSLLQCGASGSKILLTTRSDVVAEVVGDNSKAYRLGLLEDEEAWMLFKSLACRPGQEESDPRLSSIGRDIVKKCGNVPLAIRVCGTTLYSKKSEKEWQLFRDAQISKANSAHSNSIMPELKLSYDYLPPALKQCFAYCSLFPEDYKFSKDELVHLWMAQGYLDQIPLNESCIHEEVGHQYFLELLRKNLFQDAEEDDSLNDNIYCKMHDLVHQLAQHVSNDESILIDRTELQFTDEIMHASISSTSEESWKELQKVFPSLLAASKLRSLLFTVQDVGVHHFDWKNLGFYSLRSLDLKNMEIHCVPDFIEELKHLRYLNLAGNRFKSLPDALTRLVNLQTLNLDECGSLQELPRGFTTLEKLRHLRMKECPIEDMPLGFELMKSLCELNLFVVGNTTGIAHLPGLHLRGELAIRFLRWHSDATSATRKVSLKDNKQLTRLSLHFNFRDEVFPADFDDLLGALHLPQNLRYLAVSDFSGEKFPLWTVIEMNKLVQVNIQDCGNCRVLPFFSRLPHLKYLDLQFLDVLEYTEDGAGFTDFFPALESLQISYMKELKDWFRVDNGHENKYFPRLSRLVIKACPKLLSMPRAPRLEALEVDEINGKLLKFLLNSHNLRDAEPSVVYDSVSCLTALESLKIHNLENLTALPEQIGNLSELRVLTIKKCPKLVSFPQSFQSLTSLQQLWIEECPDLEQRYQQPDGEDWPVIQHIPGLYFV